One window of the Herbiconiux sp. L3-i23 genome contains the following:
- a CDS encoding SDR family NAD(P)-dependent oxidoreductase codes for MDLGITGKKALVSGGDSGIGWSTARTLIAEGVTVVLTDLDQGRLDAAIERLGAPEGMVFGFAADITDVASVAALHDSVQSAVGDIDILVQSAGITGAQGYFHEIDDKGWVDTIETDLLGPVRLVRQFLPSLRKGGWGRLVFLASEDAVQPYDDELPYCSAKAGILALAKGLSRTYAKEGLLVNAVSPAFIETPMTDAMMDKRAGQRGTDKDEAIASFLDEERPYMELKRRGTADEVAAVIAFLCSDLASFVNGSNYRVDSGSVATI; via the coding sequence ATGGATCTCGGAATCACGGGCAAGAAGGCACTCGTCAGCGGCGGAGACTCCGGCATCGGCTGGTCGACCGCGCGCACCCTCATCGCCGAAGGCGTCACGGTCGTCCTCACCGACCTCGACCAGGGGCGGCTCGACGCGGCGATCGAACGCCTCGGAGCCCCGGAGGGCATGGTCTTCGGGTTCGCGGCCGACATCACCGACGTGGCCTCGGTCGCGGCGCTCCATGACAGCGTGCAGAGCGCGGTGGGCGACATCGACATCCTCGTCCAGTCGGCCGGCATCACCGGAGCGCAGGGCTACTTCCACGAGATCGACGACAAGGGCTGGGTGGACACGATCGAGACCGACCTGCTCGGCCCGGTCCGTCTGGTCCGGCAGTTCCTGCCCTCCCTGCGGAAGGGCGGATGGGGTCGCCTCGTCTTCCTCGCCTCGGAGGACGCCGTCCAGCCGTACGACGACGAACTGCCCTACTGCTCGGCCAAGGCGGGCATCCTCGCGCTCGCCAAGGGCCTGTCGCGCACCTACGCGAAGGAAGGGCTGCTCGTGAACGCCGTCTCCCCCGCGTTCATTGAGACCCCGATGACCGACGCCATGATGGACAAGCGCGCGGGGCAGCGCGGAACCGACAAGGACGAGGCGATCGCCAGCTTCCTCGACGAGGAGCGCCCCTACATGGAGCTGAAGCGACGCGGAACCGCCGACGAGGTCGCCGCGGTCATCGCTTTCCTGTGCAGCGATCTCGCCTCGTTCGTGAACGGATCCAACTATCGCGTCGACTCCGGATCGGTCGCCACCATCTGA